TGAGGTCGCCGACGCAGGGGTGTCGCAGTGCGGAGAAGTGCACCCGGATCTGATGTGTCCGGCCCGTCTCCAACCGGACCTCGGTCAGCGAGGCGTGCCGGAATGCCTCGATCACCTCGTAGTGCGTCACGCTGGGCCTGCCATCGGCGATCACGGCGAACTTGTAGTCATGCCGGGGATGCCGATCGATCGGCGCGTCGATGGTGCCCTTGGTCGGATCCGGATGGCCTTGGACCACGGCGTGATAGATCTTCTTGACCGTGCGCTCCTTGAAGGCGCGCTTGAGCACCGAATAGGCGTGCTCGCTCTTGGCGACCACCATCACGCCCGTGGTGCCCACGTCGAGTCGGTGCACCACACCCTGGCGTTCGGCGGCACCCGAGGTCGCGATCCGCAGTCCCATCGCCGCCAGCCCCGCCACCACCGTCGGGCCGGTCCAGCCCGGGCTCGGGTGCACGGCGACGCCGACCGGCTTGTCGACCACCGCGATCTCGTCGTCCTCGTAGATCACCCGGAGTCCGTCGACCTCGCTCGGCTCCACGACCTGCGGCGCCGCCGGGCCGGGGATCACGACCTCCAGATTGCTGCCCGCGATCAACCGATCGGACTTGCCCACGGTGCGGCCGTCGATCAGCACGTCGCCTGCCTCGGCCATCGCGACGATCGCCGTGCGGGACAGACCGAGCAGTTTGGCCAGCCCCGCGTCCACCCGCAACCCGTCCAGCCCATCGGGCACCGGCAGTGCTCGCTGCTCGCTCATGCGGAACCCTCCTGTCGGGTCCTCCCGGACCCGGTCGACTCAGTGCGATCAGCCGCGTCGGTCGCCGCACCGGGTGGGGCTTCGCGTGCCGCCTTCTTCGCGCTCTTCTTCTCGTTCTTGATCGTCGTGCCGTCGTAGTCCTTACCCAGGAAAGCGAGCAGGACCAACAGCACACCACCGCTGACCAACGAGGAGTCCGCGATATTGAACACCGGCCACACACTGCCGTCGGGGGCCAACAGCGACAGGAAGTCGACGACGTGGCCCTCCAGCGGCCCGGGCGCCCGGAACAGCCGGTCGACGAGATTACCGAGCGCACCACCCAGCACCAAGCCGAGTCCGATTCCCCAGCCGATCGACCGCAGTCGAGGCGCCATCCACAGGATTCCGACGACGACGGCGATCGAGATCAGGGACAACAACCAGGTCATCCCGGTGGCCATCGAGAACGCGGCGCCGGGATTGCGGAAGAGCACCAGGTAGAGCCCACCACCGAAGAGCTCGACCGGCGGTCGGTGCTCCAGATTCTCCACCGCGACGACCTTCGTGACGATGTCGAGCGCCAGCACCGCCAGCGCCGCCGACACCAGTAGACCGACTCGCTTGGGCGGCAACGGCACAGCGGGCTGCTCGACCACGACCGAGTCCGCCGCCGGGTCTGCGACGGTGTCCCCGGCAGCGGCTCGGTCCGGGTCGCTGCCGGTCTCGACGGGCTCGGCCCGAGGCGTGTCGCTCGCCCTGTCGACGGGGTCCGGGTCGGGATGCTCGGTGTTCACCCGGCCATTGTCCCGCACGAACACCCGGCGACCGACCCGACGCACACCGAGCGGCCGCACAGGCCGCTTCGAGCAGGCACCGTCATCGGGACCGGAGATCGTCATGGCCGTAGCTCCTCGCCTCTCCCGCTCAGGGGTACGCCCCCCACACATCATGGCGATGTGCGGGGAGGCGACGAGCCTCAGGCCTTGCGTACCGCGACGGCGATCTGTGCGCCGTCGCCGACCGTTCCGGCGAAGCCACCGTCGACGGGTGCGAAGACGACCCGGACCGCCAGTGTCTCCTTGCCCAGGAAGCCCTCCCACTGTCGCAGGGCTGCGGTGACGTCCTCGGTCGCCGACACGGTCAGCTCGATGCGGTCGGAGACGTGCAGGTCCGCGTCCCGCCGCGCCTGCTGCACGACCCGTACCGCGTCCTTGACCAGACCCTCGGTGGCCAGCTCCTCGGTGACCTCGGTGTCCAGCACGACCACGCCCGCGCCGCCGGGTAGTGCCGAGGTAGCCGATGGATCGGCCGCGACCAGCCGCTCCTCGAACTCACCGGGAAGCAGTTGCACGCCCGCCGCCGTGACGGTGCCGTCGGCCTCCTGCGTCCACTCCCCCGCCTTCACCGCGCGGATGACCTGCTGGACCGCCTTGCCGATCCTCGGGCCCGCCGCCCTGGCGTTGACGGCGATCTCGAACCGACCGTAGGCCGAGACGTCGTCGGTCAACTGCACGTCCTTGACGTTGACCTCGTCCCGGATCAGATCCAGGAAGGGCTCCAGTGCCGCCGCGTCCGGCGCCGCCACCACGAGGGTGCGCAACGGCAACCGCACCCGCAGCTTGGCGGCCTTGCGCAGCGCCGACGTCGTCGAGCAGACCTGGCGAACGCGGTCCATCGCCGTCACCAGCGCCGGGTCTGCGGGCAGGTTCTCCACCTCCGGCCAGTCGGCCAGGTGCACCGAACGCCCGCCGGTCAACCCACGCCACACGGCCTCGGTGGTCAGCGGCAGTAGCGGCGCGGCCACCCGACACACCACCTCCAGCACCGTGTGCAGCGTGTCCACCGCGGCCTGGTCGCCCGCCCAGAAACGTTCCCGCGACCGACGCACATACCAGTTGGTGAGCACCTCCAGGAAACTCTCGACCAGGCCGCAGGCGCCCGCCAGGTCGGAGGCGTCCATCGCGGCACCCGTGTCGACCACCAGCTCGTGCGTCTTGGCCAGCACATACCGGTCCAGGACATGGGTGGAGGGACCGCGCCCGGTCCGCGCACCGAAGTCGGAGTCGGTCAACGAGGCACCCTCGACCGACTCGGCGTTGGCGTACAGCGCCAGGAAGTACCAGGAGTTCCACAGCGGCAGCACCGACTGCCGGACCGCGTCGCGCACCCCCCGCTCGGTGACGATCAGGTTGCCGCCACGCAGGATCGAACTGGACATCAGGAACCAGCGCATCGCGTCCGCGCCGTCCCGCGCGAACACCTCGTCCACCGCCGGGTAGTTGCGCAGCGACTTCGACATCTTCTGGCCGTCGTCACCGAGGACGATCCCGTGCACCACCGCGTGCCGGAACGCGGGCCGGTCGAACAACGCCGTGGCCAGCACGTGCAGCGTGTAGAACCAGCCCCTGGTCTGGCCGTTGTACTCCACGATGAAGTCGCCGGGGTAGTGGTGCTCGAACCAGTCGCGGTTCTCGAACGGGTAGTGCACCTGGGCGAAGGGCATCGCCCCGGACTCGAACCAGCAGTCCAGGACCTCGGGAACCCGGCGCATGGTCGACCGACCGGTCGGGTCGTCCGGGTTGGGGCGGGTCAGGTTGTCGATGTACGGCCGGTGCAGATCGGTGGGCCGGACCCCGAAGTCGCGCTCCAACTCGTCGAGCGAGCCGTACACGTCGACCCTGGGGTAGGCGGGGTCGTCGGAGGTCCACACCGGGATCGGCGAGCCCCAGTAGCGGTTCCGCGAGATCGACCAATCCCTGGCGCCCTCCAGCCACTTGCCGAACTGGCCGTCCCGGATCTGCCCGGGCACCCAGTCGATCTGCTGGTTCAGCTCGACCATCCGGTCCCGGAAGCGGGTGACGGCGACGAACCAGGACGACACCGCGCGCTGGATCAGCGGGTTCCGGCAGCGCCAGCAGTGCGGATAGGGGTGGTCGTAGGTCTCGTGCCGCACGAGCGACCCGGCGGCCTTGAGGTCGCGGATGATCTCCTTGTTGGCCTCGAAGACCTGCTGTCCCGCATACGGCGGCACCTCGGTGGTGAAGCGGCCCCGCGAGTCGACCGGCACGACGGGTTCGATGTCCGCGGCGTCGGTGACGGCCTTGTCGTCCTCACCGAAGGCCGGGGCGATGTGCACGATCCCGGTGCCGTCCTCCGTGGTGACGTAGTCGGCCGCCAGGATCTGATGGGCGTTGGGCCGACCGAGGAAGAAGTCGAAGGGTGGCGTGTAGCGGCGGCCGAGCAGTTCGGCGCCGGTGCACCGCGCGACGATCCGGTCGACGGCGTCCTCACCGAGTTCCCTGGCATAGTGCGCCAGTCGCGCCTCGGCGAGCAGGTAGCGCTCGCCCTCGTGCTCGACGGTCACGTACTCGACGTCCGGGTGGACGGCCATGGCGAGGTTACTCGGCAGCGTCCACGGGGTCGTCGTCCAGATCAGCGCGCGTTCCCCGGTCTCCAACCGCATCGAGACGGTGACCGCGGGGTCCTGCCGATCGCGGTAGACGTCGTCCATCTTCGTCTCGGTGTTGGACAGCGGTGTCTCGCAGCGCCAGCAGTACCAGAGCACCCGGAAGCCGTCGTAGACCAGACCCTTGTCCCACAACGACTTGAAGGCCCACATGACGCTTTCCATGTAGTCCAGGTCGAGGGTCTTGTAGTCGTTGTCGAAGTCCACCCAGCGGGCCTGGCGGGTGACGTACTCGCGCCACTGGTCGGTGTAGCGCAGCACCGAGGTACGGCAGGCCTCGTTGAAGACGTCGATGCCCATCTGCTCGATCTGCGACTTGTGATCGATCCCGAGCTGCCGTTCCGCCTCCACCTCGGCGGGCAGGCCGTGGGTGTCCCAGCCGAAGCGGCGCTCGACACGCTTGCCGCGCATGGTCTGGTACCTCGGCACGACGTCCTTGACGTAGCCGGTCAGCAGGTGCCCGTAGTGCGGGAGCCCGTTTGCGAAGGGCGGGCCGTCGTAGAAGACGAACTCGTTGGAGCCATTCTCGCCACTGGGGCGGGCCCGGATGCTCTCGGCGAAGGTGTCGTCGGCCGACCAGTAGGAGAGCACCGCTTCCTCGACCTCGGGGAACGAGGGCTGGGCGGGAACTCCGGCGGAATCCGGACCGGTGAGGCGGACCTTGGGGTAGGCCATCGAATTGCTCCTCGCGGGTGGTGGCGTTCGTCTGGAGTCCGCTGACGCAGATCTCCTGGGGACGACATGCCACTGAGACATCCCGCGGTACCACCCCGCTTGCCGACGCGTTCGCTCCTTCGCGAGCGTCGACCTCTCGATTCGGGGCTATGACGGGCCCACCCGACCGGTTCTACTGAGAGCCGAGGGCTCGGTTCTTCCGGCGGCTCCCCGGTGATGGCCGGATCGATGCCTGTGACTACAGATTAGCGACGGGGTCAAAACCGTTTCGCTCCGACCCCGGTGGATCATCGGGTTCGATGACAGACGGCACCGCCCCAGCGGATTCCGCTGGGGCGGTCGACGGTTCTCGACGCCGATCCCGACCGACGTCGCCGGTCGGCCTCGGTGCTCAGCCCGCCTCGGCGGTGCGACCGCCGAAGCTGTATCCCGTCTGATGGCTGGATCGAGTGGACTCGATGGGCGGGACGGCGCTGCCCCGGTCCTCCAGCTCGCGCAGCTGGGAGTCCAACATCGTCTTGAGCCTGGTGCGGTACTCGCGTTCGAAGGTCCGCAGGACCTCGATCTCCTTGTCCAGGCTGTTCTTCTCCTGGGTGATCCCCGCGAGGATCTCGGAGTGCTTGCGCTGCGCATCGCGCTCGAGGGTCGCGGCCTTCTCCCTGGACTGCCGCTCCACTGCTTCGGAGCGAGTGCGCGCGTCACCGAGCATGGTCTCGGCCCTGGTCCGGGCCTCGTTCACCAGCCCGTCGGACTTCGTCCGTGCCTCGGAGAGGAGCTGCTCGGACTTCGTCCTCGCCTCCGAGAGCATGCCGTCGGCCTCGGCCTTCGCCTCGCCGGTGAGGCGGTCGGCCATCTCCTGGGCCAGTCCGAGAACCTTCGCCGCCTGGACGTGGTGGTCCCCGCCCGGTGCGGTCTGCTCGACCATCGACGGTGCGGGCACCGGCGAGAGTCGCCTTGGCTCCTCCGCAGGCCTGCTCGCGGGCGCGGCGGCAGCACCTGCTCGGGCGTCCTCCAGGTCCGCGCGCGTGTTGTCGAGTTGCTGGTCCAGCTGCTCGATCTGGTTGCGCAGTTCGTTGTTCTCTTCGATCAGTCTTGCGAGTTCGCCTTCAACCAGGTCGAGGAATGCGTCCACCTCGTCCTCGTTGTAGCCCCGCTTGCCAATCGGTGGCTTGCTGAACGCGACGTTGTGCACGTCGGCGGGCGTCAACGGCATGGCTAGATCACCTCACGCACTCCTCGACAACGGACCCCGGAGCTCCCCGCTGCCCGGTCCGTCCGTGTCGTCTTGTCTAAGCCGGGCTCACCAGTCGCATCAGGATGAAGACGACCAGCAGTAGAACCATAATCGACAGGTCCAGTCCGACCCCGCCGATTCGAACCGTCGGGATCATGCGCCGGAGCGCCCGAACCGGCGGGTCGGTCACTGTGTAGATGGTCTCGAGCGCGACCGCAACCCCTCCGGCCGGTCGCCATTCCCTGGCGAACGCCCGAACCAGCTCCACCACGATACGCGCCATCAAGAGCAGCCAGAAGAAGAACAGCGCGTAGTAAGCGATGATCCGGAAGAGTTCCACAACCCCAACTCTGCCATCACCTGCCGTCAGCCGAACAGACCACCCTCGGCGATCCGCCGCCGCTGTTCGACGGTGACGTCGGCATCTGCGGGCGACAGCAGGAAGACCTTGCTCGTCACCTTGTCGATGTCACCCCGGAGA
This Actinoalloteichus hymeniacidonis DNA region includes the following protein-coding sequences:
- the wag31 gene encoding DivIVA-like cell division protein Wag31; amino-acid sequence: MPLTPADVHNVAFSKPPIGKRGYNEDEVDAFLDLVEGELARLIEENNELRNQIEQLDQQLDNTRADLEDARAGAAAAPASRPAEEPRRLSPVPAPSMVEQTAPGGDHHVQAAKVLGLAQEMADRLTGEAKAEADGMLSEARTKSEQLLSEARTKSDGLVNEARTRAETMLGDARTRSEAVERQSREKAATLERDAQRKHSEILAGITQEKNSLDKEIEVLRTFEREYRTRLKTMLDSQLRELEDRGSAVPPIESTRSSHQTGYSFGGRTAEAG
- a CDS encoding YggT family protein, with amino-acid sequence MELFRIIAYYALFFFWLLLMARIVVELVRAFAREWRPAGGVAVALETIYTVTDPPVRALRRMIPTVRIGGVGLDLSIMVLLLVVFILMRLVSPA
- a CDS encoding RluA family pseudouridine synthase, with translation MSEQRALPVPDGLDGLRVDAGLAKLLGLSRTAIVAMAEAGDVLIDGRTVGKSDRLIAGSNLEVVIPGPAAPQVVEPSEVDGLRVIYEDDEIAVVDKPVGVAVHPSPGWTGPTVVAGLAAMGLRIATSGAAERQGVVHRLDVGTTGVMVVAKSEHAYSVLKRAFKERTVKKIYHAVVQGHPDPTKGTIDAPIDRHPRHDYKFAVIADGRPSVTHYEVIEAFRHASLTEVRLETGRTHQIRVHFSALRHPCVGDLTYGADPSLAKDLKLTRQWLHARRLGFEHPADGQWVEFESEYPADLASALQRLQETS
- the ileS gene encoding isoleucine--tRNA ligase, whose product is MAYPKVRLTGPDSAGVPAQPSFPEVEEAVLSYWSADDTFAESIRARPSGENGSNEFVFYDGPPFANGLPHYGHLLTGYVKDVVPRYQTMRGKRVERRFGWDTHGLPAEVEAERQLGIDHKSQIEQMGIDVFNEACRTSVLRYTDQWREYVTRQARWVDFDNDYKTLDLDYMESVMWAFKSLWDKGLVYDGFRVLWYCWRCETPLSNTETKMDDVYRDRQDPAVTVSMRLETGERALIWTTTPWTLPSNLAMAVHPDVEYVTVEHEGERYLLAEARLAHYARELGEDAVDRIVARCTGAELLGRRYTPPFDFFLGRPNAHQILAADYVTTEDGTGIVHIAPAFGEDDKAVTDAADIEPVVPVDSRGRFTTEVPPYAGQQVFEANKEIIRDLKAAGSLVRHETYDHPYPHCWRCRNPLIQRAVSSWFVAVTRFRDRMVELNQQIDWVPGQIRDGQFGKWLEGARDWSISRNRYWGSPIPVWTSDDPAYPRVDVYGSLDELERDFGVRPTDLHRPYIDNLTRPNPDDPTGRSTMRRVPEVLDCWFESGAMPFAQVHYPFENRDWFEHHYPGDFIVEYNGQTRGWFYTLHVLATALFDRPAFRHAVVHGIVLGDDGQKMSKSLRNYPAVDEVFARDGADAMRWFLMSSSILRGGNLIVTERGVRDAVRQSVLPLWNSWYFLALYANAESVEGASLTDSDFGARTGRGPSTHVLDRYVLAKTHELVVDTGAAMDASDLAGACGLVESFLEVLTNWYVRRSRERFWAGDQAAVDTLHTVLEVVCRVAAPLLPLTTEAVWRGLTGGRSVHLADWPEVENLPADPALVTAMDRVRQVCSTTSALRKAAKLRVRLPLRTLVVAAPDAAALEPFLDLIRDEVNVKDVQLTDDVSAYGRFEIAVNARAAGPRIGKAVQQVIRAVKAGEWTQEADGTVTAAGVQLLPGEFEERLVAADPSATSALPGGAGVVVLDTEVTEELATEGLVKDAVRVVQQARRDADLHVSDRIELTVSATEDVTAALRQWEGFLGKETLAVRVVFAPVDGGFAGTVGDGAQIAVAVRKA
- the lspA gene encoding signal peptidase II, with amino-acid sequence MTISGPDDGACSKRPVRPLGVRRVGRRVFVRDNGRVNTEHPDPDPVDRASDTPRAEPVETGSDPDRAAAGDTVADPAADSVVVEQPAVPLPPKRVGLLVSAALAVLALDIVTKVVAVENLEHRPPVELFGGGLYLVLFRNPGAAFSMATGMTWLLSLISIAVVVGILWMAPRLRSIGWGIGLGLVLGGALGNLVDRLFRAPGPLEGHVVDFLSLLAPDGSVWPVFNIADSSLVSGGVLLVLLAFLGKDYDGTTIKNEKKSAKKAAREAPPGAATDAADRTESTGSGRTRQEGSA